Part of the Salminus brasiliensis chromosome 2, fSalBra1.hap2, whole genome shotgun sequence genome, gagagaaagagagagagagagaacagagtggggagagatagatagaacagagagagagagagaaaggggagagagagagaaagagatagaacagagagagagagagagaacagagagagagaaaggagagagagagagagagagagagagagagagagagagagaacagagtggggagagatagatagaacagagagagagagaaaggggagagagagagaaagagatagaacagagagagagaacagagtggggatagatagatagaacagagagagagagagaaaggggagagagagagaaagagatagaacagagagagagagagagaacagagagagagaaatgggagagagagagagagagagagagagagagagaacagagtggggagagatagatagaacagagagagagagaaaggggagagagagagaaagagatagaacagagagagagagagagaaatgggagagagagagagagagagagagagagagagagagaacagagtgGGGAGAgatagaacagagagagagagaaaggggagagagagagaaagagatagaacagagagagagaacagagagagagaaaggggagagagagaaagagagagagaacagagagagagagaacagagtgGGGGGAGATAgatagaacagagagagagagaaaggggagagagagagaaagagatagaacagagagagagagagagaacagagagagagaaaggggagagagagagagagagagagagagagagagagagagagagaacagagagagagaaaggggagagagagagagagagaaagagagagagagagagagagagagagagagagagagagagagagaacagagagagagaaaggggagagagagagagagagagagagaaagagagagagagagagagagagagagagagagagagttgctGGAAGTAATTCAAGGCTCCTGTCAGGAACAGAGAATTAAAGCGAGCTGTTGGGAACGGTACCTGCCCGTCATGCAGCGCTCCCAGGACATACTACCGGACTTAAGTGCCCTCTCTGAATAACTCATCAGCTGTGTGTATGATTTGTAGTGTTTTTAGTTTGAACAGGAACTTCAGGTATAGCTACAAGTGTAAAGAAGACCACTAGCTGCTGTGTGTAATACAGCTGAGTTTCCCCGTCATTATTCTGTAATTGTGCGTTCAGATGGGCATCAGTAAAGATTTCAGCCATTAGAGAGACTATAGCCCCACCTGCTGTACAAACACATCACTGCAGGCAGTGTGATGTCGCACACTGCACAACCTCCTACCAACCCGAGGAGATACAGGATCAGCTGATCAGAATCAGATGTTTTTTCagatctatccatccatccatccatccatccatccatctatctatctatctatctatctatctatctatctatctatcagtctgtctatctgtctgtctgtctgcctgtctgcctgcctgcctgcctgtctgtctgtctgtctgattatctatctatctatctatctatctatctatctatctatctatctatccatccatccatccatccatccatccatccatccatccatctatctatctatctatctatctatctatctatctatctatctatcagtctgtctatctgtctgtctgtctgcctgcctgcctgcctgcctgtctgtctgtctgtctgattatctatctatctatctatctatctatctatctatctatctatctatccatccatccatccatccatccatccatccatctatctatctatctatctatctatctatctatctatctatctatctatctatctatcagtctgtctatcagtctgtctatctatctatctatctatctatctatctatctatctatctatctatctatctatcagtctgtctatcagtctgtctatctgcctgtctgcctgcctgtctgtctgtctgtctgtctgtctgtctatctatctatctatctatctatctatctatctatctatcagtctgtctatcagtctgtctgtctgtctgcctgcctgcctgcctgtctgtctgtctgtctgtctgtctgtctgcactacTAAGTCATGTCATTAGCCTGATACAGTTAGGAAAGTAGGTCAGGTATTGGCTTGATGACTGGATACTATTTGCCATCATTGCACGATAAAAAGGCAACACTGGTTCAGTTGCCCTTTATTTTGAGGGGTGCATATATAACATTTTCTAATGACTATTTACGATACATAGGTCTGCAGTATGTTTGTCAGTGCCACATCGTATATAACATACTTTACTatagttaatattatttttgctACATATTTTACTACTCATAGTAATATCATATCTTAGTTAAACCTTGCATCTGTTATTTTCCAGCATTGTGAGCATTTATCTGCTTTATCTAAATACATTCCTTTTATAACACTgggcatatacacacacagatctttCATAAGTGGAGCATTTTAGACCGCTATTTGTTTTGTGTAACATTTCCGTaatcaaatattattattgaatattattatataattgttAGTATATGAATAGATTGTCTAAAAAAGAGTGTTAATCAGTGTAGAGGAAAACAATGATCACAACCTCCTGGTAACAACACTGGACTATCCTATACTCCCTCAGTAAGATGATAAAACAGTGCATGCATTCATGTGCTGTCAAGTGTTTGCtatggttggttgggtgttactggtGTACATTTATCACCAAGCATGAACAACAAGGGTGCTCAAAATGTGCTCTACAGGAAACAACCATAAATGTAACAAATTCTGTATATTTAGACacaatttctgtgagctttatgTACGGATTGGCTTGAgccaccatctttccagagaataTCACaaaagatccacagaagacaagaaTCCAGactgttttctgtcctggcaccaaaagGGAGGAACGCACGTCCCcgctttggtgccaggacagaaaacagtCTGGATGCTGGTGTCCGAATCCCCTTCCCCTGGGTGTGGCTTACTGTCTCCTGAAGACCCATTTCTTCTTAACTTAAATCTGCACTTATCCCACACTTAAAATTGTACCCATGTCTTATTTGACTTGTTTGATATTCAGATAAGGTGTAATGTATATTGAGTACTGTGTATCTTGGAATCCACACTGACTTTTGTACTTGGCAGCATCTACGCTCCAGGTACCTCTTGCAtcctatacaaactagctacagttattttctgagtgaacagtgtaagtcgctctggataagagcatctgctaaatgccttaaatatatGTGTTAATATAGTGGGGGGAACAATGCACTGTCATGTGGCACTGCCACACTCAATATGTTACCTTCAGTAAATAAGCAGTAATCACGCTGTAggatgtgcagaagtgtgtctctgtacacttcAAAATCAACAGCACATTTAGCTTAACCAGTTTTGAATAAGACTGTTGAATGGGCCTACaacaatatatataacaaagtatattttttatttattattatatatacaaaattTTATTCATAGTTCATCCTCCGTTTTCCTTTGAATGCGTTCTCCTAAGAATTGGCGGCCCCTGGCGTTTAGGCGCAGAACTGCAGGCAGCGTTTACTTCAATtcacgttaaaaaaaaaaaaaacgttgtaAATAACGAATATGTCTGGTCAGAAGGGCTGCCAGGGACTTGTggaaattataatatattatattgggCCCCACTACTCTATGAATTCTGCCTAAATACtcaattaatgcatttttagTGCCCCTGTCAGACATTATACTTTTGTTTGTCTGTTAGTCTGTTGCTACTCTACTCAAACAACCATAACCAACAGACATCTAGGATCGTTATTTTTTTCTGAGGGAAGCCCGTCCCAGACCCTAAGCGATGGATTTGCTCCCATCAATGTACGCAGCGCCCCCGAGCTTCATTCACTGACAGTGTTTCCACAGCCTTGACGGAGATGGGTGCCCGCCCACTTTGTCGTGACGTCAGCTCAACCAATCAGCGCGGAGAGCTGCACCGAGGTGGCCGTGTCATGGCGTCTTCCTTGAAGGGGGTTGGGTTCGGTGCTGAATAACAAGAACACCAGCAGCCTCTGGACGGCTACCTTAACCCGGCACACTTCAAAAACACAGCCCACAGGGAGAATACGTGAACATGGGGACGGTGCACGCAAGGGTAAATACGTTTCGTGAAGGTCAAGCGAGAAGCCCGCTGTTCTCGCCCGTGACCTCTTCTGGTGTGTGCAGCTCTAgctctagttctggctgtgttGACTTGCCTCGGTGAAGTAGGACAGTGACTGTGGTGTGAATGTGGGAGAGGTTCACTGTGATAACCTGGACCTGTGTCGTGTTTGTGTGACCCTGGGTTTTAGAGCATGGACCCCCTCCCGATGCACGGGCGCGACCTAGGCGTCAACACAGAGGACCTGGAAGTGGTGGAGGCGGAGCAAGAAACGAAGAAGGAGGTCCTGGAAAATAAAGATGTGAGTTGCCACACAGGCACAGATTCACTGTGTTCATGAACTCAGCTAATCTGCTCTTCAGCACAACCCATGTGGATTCAGAGAGCAGGAGAAGcagatgaatgggtggagtgGTCCACGTTCAGTGTAGCTGAGCTCAGATACAGTAATCCATGCTAAAGTTGGTGCCACAAAACCCTTGTTTTGGGACCCATCTCCAACATGTCAGCTTAACAGGGGAAGGAAGGAAATACTTCATTTTTAAAGgaattcaatgtaaaaatattttgttcagtcatttatatttacatttatggcatttagctgacacgcgtatccagagcgacttacaaagtaactcgtattacagaggtggaccagagtagtgttaggagtcttgccctaggactcttattggtgcagcgcagcacagtcactcagaccaggaatcaaacccgagtcttccacatggtgtggtagctcactggctcACCAACCATTCATAATGAAATTTTGACATAACGGGCATAAAGGTCAACTGCAGAAATGGAGATGGAGCAGGTATTTGCATGAACAGCAACAGTTTATGTTTCGGATGTAAAGTAATATTGATTACTACTAGATTTGCtgacaaaaacaataataataaaaaatacattgagATAATAAACAGATACACATCTTACTGTGAGCGGTTAGGTAAGGACTGTTAAGGTAGTAGTGATGGCTGTATTGTGGAAGTTTTACCCTTATTCAGCATTTTTTTAAGTTCCCATTGCTGGTAATGGAGTGGCCCCTGCCATGCACATTTGGATGCTTTCTCTACAGTGACACACCCACTTGAACTCAGAAATGTCTTAGTAGTTAATAAATTAGTTAGAACCTGGAAACAGTAGTGATATCCTCTGTGAGCCACTTACTAAGAGTGCATTTACACTTGTACACTGTTATAAGTATAGAGCCTCTAagagttcctcaaggatcttatacagTATAGCTAATCCGAGCAGTCACCCCTGGCTTCATTTTAGTCACACCAAACCTGCCTAGTCCGAACACAGCATAAGAATTTTGACTTCCAATTTCAAGACAACGGCTTGGAAAGGCATGTGCACACATATACCAATGCATAACAGTAAATTAGCAGAGAGTAATAGtgctaaaagaaaaacaacgagtgaacaaatcctctacagagaacacTCTGCCCATTTTTGAGCTCAGTTTCTGTTTATGTAATTTTCTATTTTAAACTTATTAACACTTGCAAAATCAGCCGCACATGTAATTTGACTATGGGTGTCCAAATTTTGTCTGTCTTTTGCGCAGTAATGTTGttttttccatatatatattttttcgtAGTCATGCTTTCTACTGCATTATTTTTTGTCAGGGCCATCCACATCAGCAAGCCAGTAGTTTGGGTtagtatttgtttgtttgtttgtttatttcattaattTGAACAACTTCTGCTTCATTCATGTAGGTTGTGGTACAGCACGTCAACATTGAAGGCTTAGGAAGAACCAAAGAGGATTATTTGGGCTACGAGATCTCTGAGGTCTTCAACGCTAAAAACCTTGTCGATGTAAGTGAGGCGATGAGGAAAAGATATTCTAGTTCAGATGGTTTTAGTCAGAATTAAATGTCTGGGCTCTGTTTGCTGTGCAGGTGATGAGAAAATCACATGAGGCCAGACAGAAGCTACTCCGTCTGGGCATATTTAAGGATGTGGAGGTCCTCATTGACATTTCAGAAGGTACTGTTTGGttcttgtgtttgtgtatgtgcacatgtgtgtttgCTTAATGCATGGTAGATACTTGCTTTCACTAGTAATTATGCATCATGTTTCAAAGGAGCCGCAGCTTTAAAAaggcagaacacacagaacGTAGGTTATACCTACTGCTGTAACTACATGGACTCACAGGGTTACCGCATGTCCTGTAAAATCGTGAAAACTTGGAAATGTATAGACTCTTTCTCCAGTCATGAAAAGTCTTGGGAAATCAGACAATTGCTACAAATGTCCTGGAAAGTCCACTGAGATTGCAGATTTTATATGTCACTACTCATTATacaaatgcactatatgtccaaatgtagacaccccctctaatgaatgcattcagtcagTGTATgtctattgctgacacagatgtgcaaatgctgaTAGAATTGTGAATAGAACAGGACTgcttgaacctattggcaccatgcctactaCATgcccagacgtgggctagagtggtataaagctcccagcattgatctgtggagcagtgtaactgtgttctctggaatgatggatggtgcttcatccaattcttttgagatgagttggtggggtggtgaccatctaacatcctgacctcactagtagaaagcctttcatTGACCGTaaagactgttactccaacaaaagcaggataaactatgggaaacaacgaatgagcaggtgtcccaatacttttgtctgtatagtgtatttgtTACTGATGAATAAGACATGAACTCACACATGCTTCAGACATCTTGGCAAATCTTTTTGGTTAATCCTCAGTTAACGTTAAACAAACATTTCTTGCTAGCTAGCATCATTTACCTGTATGAGTCTCGTTTCCTGTATGTTGTTTGCTCCCAATTTGGTGtcacatttactcattttaatAAGGTAATCAATTGTTACATATGTGCGAACCTTCAGCGTGTTTTTGACTTTCTGTCTGAAAACCTGCAACCTGGCCTCCTTTCTATTTAGTAGTTATTTAACGCTCTACCAaaatctgtctgtccatcaccAAGGACAGTTCTTAAACCAGTAGGCATCACTTACTAGGTGTTAAATAGTATATCCAGTATTCATGTATGTAAAACCAAATTATTTTGAGAGGCTTTTAATACGCTGTCATGTCAAGGAAAATGTCCTGGAAGACCTGGAAAGGTTTTCCTAAAAAAGAGTGGGAACCTTGACTCTGTCCCTGTTTCTTTAAATCCTCTGATCTTTAGGGGAGGATGCCCTGCCTAATGGTCTGGATGTGACATTTGAGGTGACAGAACTGAAGAGAGTCACTGGCAGTTATAACACCATGGTTGGAAACAACGAGGGCAGTATGGTGAGAGGCAGAGCACCCATATATTTTATTGACAGCAGTCAATCACATAATATTCTATATTGATATACTACTGCGATAGCTTTTTAGCCAGTGATCTGTAGCTCACACTAGCAACAAGGTGGCTGGACTTACtataaatgtacaaaatgtgtTGCTCTATACAGGTGCTTGGCATCAAGTTTCCCAACATGTTTGGCCGTGGAGAGAAGCTCACTTTTCAGTTCTCTTACGGGACTAAAGAGACTTCATATGGCTTGTCATTCTTTAAACCTCAGCCAGGCTACTACGAGCGCAAGTATGATACCACAATGTAGTTTTACTAAAATGACATGCCTTCTTAAACCTAAtgccttttgtttttgttaatgcAGTTTTACACTAAACTTATACAAAGTGACTGGCCAATTCCCATGGAGTTCGCTGAAGGAGACTGACAGGGGAGTGTCCACAGAGCTCAATGTAAGCGTAGATCAGTCCCTATTCATCCCTTATACAAACCTCAGAAACAGTTGTTTTGGAAGGACATTTATTCTGCAGTCTGAATGGGTTTCAAAGGGTGGTCTCTCgtgttttttctctccctcagtTCCCTCTGTGGATGACTGATCACACTCTGAAGTGGGAGGGTGTGTGGCGGGAGCTGGGCTGTCTTGCACGCAGCGCCTCTTTTGCTGTGCGAGAAGAAAGTGGCCACACTCTCAAATCTGCCCTCTCTGTAAGTTATGCCTTATAGTTATAGGTCTGGGGTTATGGGTTAAATTTTCACTCCGGTCTCAATTCTTGTAAAATTCTTGTTAAATTCttgtaaaaaagtgaaaatcttGTTagatatggttctttatagcaGTGAAAAGGCGTTAACTGTCATTATGTCATTATACTTATACTTTTTCATATTATATTGAATATTGTTTCATTGAGAGAGTATTTTGTTGTTAGGATTGGGCGATATAATGGTAAGACCCTATTTAAAAATGGCGACATTTCTCAAAATGAGGATGGTGTTTCAAAATTAGGATGTGTCTGATGTGCCAATTTTCTACTACAATgccaaaaaaacaagcccatctTAGTTGCAAGTTTAGCATCATGCTGAGTTTGAATAAAAGGCAAAACAAGGATGTACCAGTCAACTCAATATGCCTGAGAACAGTTAAAAACAACACTCTTACGTCCATTCCACCGATGTTGTGCTCTCAGATAGAGCCTCATTTACCTTTAGAACAAGTGTGCTgttctgtgctgtgatgtttAAAGTATCTTAGCCTAGATACCTGGATACAAGTCCAAACATGCAGAACCGATCTCGTTGTGCCTCTCAGACGCACCTTTTCTCATCAACACGTGtctgtagctcagcagttagtcaatcACGGCTTCACTGAGCTGCCTGATACTGTTTTTTAGCTGAGATAGCCAAGCAAAGCCTACCTTATTTGAGCTTCAGATCCAGTACCAGAACAGAAATCTTTAAGCCTCAGCCTTTTTGTCCTTTCAACAGCAGTCACTCTGAATCATTCTCGTCTAAACTTTTATAAGTGGGATTTCAGTTACACATTTTGTTGTCAGATTCTTGTCCTGCTAACTGAGCTAATGCTTCTCTCTTAACATTTGCAATTGTTGTCAGACTGACGGTTTTAACATTTATTGCATGATCTTTTTTGCATTAACAAAGGATAAGACTGTGCAGAAATCATGTAAACGTAGAATCATCTGCACTACTTGTGCAACTTGCATTATTAACCACACATAACCAAACCTACAACCATGATAGACTGCATGTGCATCTGACAGATTGCTGAGGTCTCTAAAGATCTGTGTCCTCCTTCTgattttactctagcacaccATGGTGCTAGACACCAGGAACTCCACCATCCTTCCAAGAAAAGGTGCCTTACTGCGGATTAACCAGGTGTGTGACGACAGAGCTTTTATCAGTTTCAATGGCAATTTTCTCTATTTATTATGTgatctatttattttaaacacatGGCTGTTATTGAGGATTTCAGATTGCATAACTGATCTGAGGACATGTTTGCTATATTGGTGCAGGAGCTAGCAGGTTACACAGGGGGCGATGCCAGCTTTCTGAAGGAGGATtttgagctgcagctgaacagACCATTCCTCTGGGGCTCTGTGAGTCACTGAGAAGAATACTGATGTGCTTTTAGTAAAACCTGCTAATCCAAATCTGATTACATTTGGACTACAACTGATCATGATCTGTTTGTGTATGTCGCAGGTGCtcactgcatcactgtgggGCGGAATGATCTTTCCTATTGGTGGTCGACCAATCTCTATTGCTGACAGGTATTTGTGTATTCATGGATTCCCTGTGTGAGCAAAATATTGATCAGTAATAATTTGAAAATGCCAGCTGTCTTCCAAATTTCCTGAAAATGTCAAGACAATTGGGCCAAAAGAAATGGTCTGAAATTGTTTGTGAAAAAAGTGGTTTCATTAACTTCTCCTGACTAATGTGTTGTCTCTGCAATGATTGTATATGAATGGCTATTACAGTACAAACCAAGATATTTTATGCCTTTATAACTAGCTGATTTTCTGGGGAATTTAAGAATGGACAGTTCCAGTAACCTAAAAACCAGCTAGTTCAAAGCATACACTGTTGGCAGAACTATTGAATATACTAAACTGAGTTTGCCAGAAGCATTTTGGCACATAAATGAGCATCACACAGTTAAGATCCCATCATCACTAAGTGCACTTTCACACCTCCacttttcagtccagttaagTTAGACTCTTGTTCATTGTCACCCTTAATGCGATTCATGTAGGCAGGTGTGAAACCAATGGAAAAACGCTCCAAGTTTACGAAGTCGCCAACTGATTCGGACCAAAGCAGACCAAATGTAGGCATGGAAACAGCCTGAGATGCCTGTTTAGTTAAACTGTTAACACATGTTAGGTGGCTAGGTGGCATGATTTGTCTTTAACCCACCACTATGCTCTGTCTGGGCTGGCCACTTTAAGTAGAACAATCTCCTCACATTGTACACTATATTGAGTATATTACCTGCTCATGAAGACTGTTCCATGGACATTGTGCGCTTAACCaactcacaaaccctaaaacagagcc contains:
- the samm50l gene encoding sorting and assembly machinery component 50 homolog B, giving the protein MGTVHARSMDPLPMHGRDLGVNTEDLEVVEAEQETKKEVLENKDVVVQHVNIEGLGRTKEDYLGYEISEVFNAKNLVDVMRKSHEARQKLLRLGIFKDVEVLIDISEGEDALPNGLDVTFEVTELKRVTGSYNTMVGNNEGSMVLGIKFPNMFGRGEKLTFQFSYGTKETSYGLSFFKPQPGYYERNFTLNLYKVTGQFPWSSLKETDRGVSTELNFPLWMTDHTLKWEGVWRELGCLARSASFAVREESGHTLKSALSHTMVLDTRNSTILPRKGALLRINQELAGYTGGDASFLKEDFELQLNRPFLWGSVLTASLWGGMIFPIGGRPISIADRFYLGGPTSVRGFGMYSIGPQNEGDFLGGEAYWASGLHLYTPLPFRSTRGGLADLFRTHFFLNAGNLCNLDYGEGPHAHLQKLAECIRWSYGAGIILRLGNIARLELNYCIPMGVQSGDRICDGVQFGAGIRFL